A single Molothrus aeneus isolate 106 chromosome 9, BPBGC_Maene_1.0, whole genome shotgun sequence DNA region contains:
- the STX6 gene encoding syntaxin-6, with protein MSMEDPFFVVKGEVQKAVNTAQGLFQRWTELLQDPSIATREEIDWTTNELRNNLRSIEWDLEDLDETISIVEANPRKFNLDATELGIRKAFITSTRQVVRDMKDQMSNSSMQALAERKNRQALLGESGSQSWSSGPDKYSRLDRELQLANSHFIEEQQAQQQLIVEQQDEQLELVSGSIGVLKNMSQRIGGELEEQAVMLDDFSHELDSTQSRLDNVMKKLAKVSHMTSDRRQWCAIVVLFVILLVVLILFFVL; from the exons ggaggtgcAGAAAGCTGTGAACACTGCCCAGGGGCTCTTCCAGAGGTGGACAGAGCTCCTGCAAGATCCCTCCATCGCCACAAGAGAAGAAATCGACTGGACCACTAATGAGCTCAGGAACAACCTGCGGAGCATCGAGTGGGACCTGGAGGACCTGGATGAAACCATTA GCATCGTGGAGGCAAACCCACGGAAATTCAACCTCGATGCCACGGAGCTGGGGATCCGCAAAGCCTTCATCACCAGCACGCGCCAGGTGGTCAGG GACATGAAGGATCAGATGTCAAACTCTTCCATGCAAGCACTggctgaaaggaaaaacaggcaG GCACTCCTGGGAGAGAGTGGGAGTCAGAGTTGGAGCTCTGGACCTGACAAATACAGCCGTCTGGACCGGGAGCTGCAATTAGCCAATTCACATTTCATCGAGGAGCAGCAAGCTCAGCAACAG CTGAttgtggagcagcaggatgagcaGTTGGAGCTGGTCTCTGGCAGCATCGGCGTGCTCAAGAACATGTCCCAGCGCATTGGTGGGGAGCTGGAAGAGCAGGCAGT gatgCTGGATGACTTCTCCCACGAGCTGGACAGCACTCAGTCGCGCCTCGACAACGTCATGAAGAAGCTCGCCAAAGTGTCTCACATGACGAGTG atCGACGGCAGTGGTGTGCAATTGTTGTCCTCTTCGTCATCTTGCTGGTGGTGCTCATCCTGTTTTTTGTCCTGTGA
- the KIAA1614 gene encoding uncharacterized protein KIAA1614 homolog, with protein sequence MEGSPPAEARRLPRPPKQHAQGGRGPAPPERPEPRGPHAVLESKVKALKEKRGGRPGTPAAAPERPSPKKPRPRRGKAEVEPRVQLRTYLTDGLLDGGQPEPGSAPAARGGTPGLWRVPAARGDVPGGAELPPDKGSRSWHCASLHERPALDEAARSPLRDRGRPSVPAAQSWERLSLAERVERNRRLLHEVLGLAPPEMPASDGDWDSGVSLQDAEGCRASVAGQELELSPRHEQAKQLLQRARMKARTNPLRASHDILLLPSAVPQPREPGGRPSVAPRDGGSLSDSSSGESSCGRPRRPRGPSPSRVRFEDESARDAEVRYLERLQLRQRRALGSTIASPEPAGSRQPGDGAGQPKARGGDLVAGGKCSACGSFLGAAAGRGTDAQAAPDLAKSSPAAQRSVPGNGRGPGAAQTEPKIRPLGPGGSPLWILPSRQRIHTEKIKETYIGDVTYIDEVDSALESTDTSDGCRTDSEEAGPRSPHLRGHRDPRSRGHRTPRAAPQPEPRARKGTCAASGGPEDGDSGPGTVCPPPPGRTSSREDGEPHRHLGRSSKGAGNTARSPQQPSEPLEPSSQLRTSTPIPGTHVPAPPPTKKACAQVPCRKALFSSSSRQAPSQGARGPEPDAGSAAPPQPGGTAGPAERRSPCSPRWLPGSPLRALSTNNCNNTHGQDAPGAGRGTLSHPAGSPVTAVPPEDADPVGEGAGMSGAQPQRHPAGSAAHGEPGRPVSRKGSSASVSGLKKLLCSLSQSTKQRLGRFRCYSMEQLPAPGGSPQGSPGVKKSPSLQSLQLVSPFCQPQKAASIQSLHPQLGKTPRASAYLLPQTTADRKGGSGPQRSLSVEDIGAPGQLRAVGRVVQVFPDGTSQLELQRPPHGAFGFSVTSGHGRPDTGVYVQEMADAGTAKLYAGLLAVGDEILQVNGAAVSGLGLAGLRQLLLRADSLSLRVLRHRPAPR encoded by the exons ATGGAGGGGAGCCCTCCCGCTGAGGCGCGGCGCCTGCCGCGGCCCCCCAAGCAGCACGCCCAgggcggccgcggcccggccccgccggagcgccccgagccccgcggcccGCACGCCGTGCTGGAGAGCAAGGTGAAGGCGCTGAAGGAGAAGCGGGGCGGGCGGCCCGGGACCCCCGCGGCTGCCCCCGAGCGCCCCTCGCCCAAGAagccgcggccccggcgggggAAGGCGGAGGTGGAGCCGCGGGTTCAGCTCCGGACCTACCTGACGGACGGGCTGCTGGACGGGGGGCAACCCGAGCCTGGCAGCGCCCCCGCAGCCCGCGGCGGCACCCCGGGGCTCTGGAGGGTGCCGGCAGCCAGGGGAGATGTGCCCGGCGGCGCCGAGCTGCCCCCGGACAAGGGCAGCAGGTCCTGGCACTGCGCCTCCCTCCATGAGAGACCCGCCCTGGATGAAGCGGCCCGGAGCCCGCTGAGGGACCGGGGGCGTCCCTCCGTGCCCGCggcccagagctgggagaggctctCGCTGGCTGAGCGCGTGGAGAGGAACCGGCGGCTGCTGCACGAGGTGCTGGGCCTCGCCCCTCCCG AGATGCCAGCGAGCGATGGGGACTGGGACTCAGGGGTTTCACTGCAGGATGCTGAGGGCTGCAG GGCCTCGGTGGccgggcaggagctggagctgagcccgCGGCACGAGCAGgccaagcagctgctgcagcgcGCCCGCATGAAGGCCCGCACGAACCCGCTGCGCGCCAGCCACGacatcctcctgctccccagcgCCGTCCCGCAGCCCAG ggagccCGGCGGGAGGCCGAGCGTCGCCCCGCGGGACGGCGGGAGCCTGAGCGATTCATCCAGCGGGGAGTCGAGCTgcgggcggccgcggcggccgcggggacCGTCCCCGTCCCGCGTCCGCTTCGAGGACGAGTCGGCGCGGGACGCCGAGGTGCGGTACCTGGAGCGGCTGCAGCTGCGGCAGCGGCGGGCGCTGGGCTCGACCATCGCCTCGCCGGAGCCGGCCGGCAGCAGGCAGCCGGGGGACGGCGCCGGCCAGCCCAAAGCCCGCGGGGGCGACCTCGTGGCCGGGGGCAAGTGCAGCGCCTGCGGCTCCTTCCTTGGTGCTGCCGCCGGCCGGGGCACGGACGCGCAAGCTGCCCCCGACCTGGCCAAAAGCAGCCCTGCGGCACAAAGAAGCGTCCCAGGGAATGGCAGAGGGCCGGGCGCTGCCCAGACAGAGCCTAAAATCCGGCCTCTGGGCCCAGGAGGGTCCCCGCTGTGGATCCTGCCCTCCCGGCAGCGCATCCACACCGAGAAGATCAAGGAGACTTATATCGGGGATGTCACCTACATCGACGAGGTGGACTCGGCCCTGGAGAGCACCGACACCTCCGACGGCTGCCGGACGGACAGCGAGGAGGCCGGACCCCGCAGCCCCCACCTGCgggggcaccgggacccccgcAGTCGCGGGCACAGAACTCCCCGCGCTGCCCCGCAGCCGGAGCCGAGGGCCAGGAAGGGGACGTGTGCGGCCAGCGGCGGCCCCGAGGACGGGGACTCGGGTCCGGGCACTGTTTGCCCCCCACCACCGGGAAGAACCAGCAGCCGGGAAGATGGGGAACCCCATCGACATCTGGGGCGCAGCAGCAAGGGAGCGGGGAACACAGCTCGCTCCCCGCAGCAGCCCAGTGAGCCCCTGGAGCCTTCCTCGCAGCTGAGGACCAGCACCCCCATCCCAGGCACCCACgtccctgctccccctcctACCAAGAAGGCCTGCGCCCAGGTGCCTTGCAGGAAAGCGctgttctccagcagcagccgccAGGCGCCGAGCCAAGGAGCCCGGGGCCCGGAGCCGGATGCTGGCAGCGCAGCCCCACCGCAGCCCgggggcacggcggggccggCCGAGCGGCgcagtccctgcagcccccgctGGCTCCCGGGGAGCCCCCTCCGTGCCTTGTCCACCAACAACTGCAACAACACCCACGGGCAGGACGCCCCGGGGGCGGGCAGAG ggacGCTGTCGCACCCCGCTGGCAGCCCTGTCACCGCCGTGCCCCCGGAGGATGCTGATCCTGTCGGGGAAGGTGCCGGGATGTCGGGAGCGCAGCCACAGCGGCACCCGGCCGGCAGCGCGGCACACGG ggAGCCGGGGCGGCCAGTGAGCCGCAAGGGCAGCAGCGCTTCGGTGTCGGGGCTGAAGAAGCTCCTGTGCAGCCTGAGCCAGAGCACCAAGCAGCGCCTGGGCCGCTTCCGCTGCTACAGCATGGAGCAGCTGCCGGCCCCAGGCGGCTCCCCGCAGGGCAGCCCCGGCGTCAAGAAGTCACCGtccctgcagtccctgcagcTG gtgtcacccTTCTGCCAGCCCCAAAAAGCTGCCTCTATCCAGAGcctgcatccccagctgggGAAGACACCTCGTGCCAGTGCCTACCTCCTGCCCCAGACCACAGCTGACAG GAAGGGGGGCTCGGGGCCGCAGCGCTCGCTGAGCGTGGAGGACATCGGGGCTCCGGGCCAGCTGCGCGCGGTGGGGCGCGTGGTGCAGGTGTTCCCTGATGGCACcagccagctggagctgcagcggCCGCCCCACGGCGCCTTCGGCTTCTCCGTCACCTCCGGGCACGGCCGGCCCGACACAG GTGTCTACGTGCAGGAGATGGCGGATGCTGGCACGGCCAAGCTCTACGCGGGGCTTCTGGCCGTGGGGGACGAGATCCTGCAGGTGAACGGCGCGGCCGTctcggggctggggctggccgggctccggcagctgctgctgcgCGCTGACAGCCTGTCCCTGCGAGTGCTGCGGCACCGCCCCGCGCCGCGCTAG